One stretch of Hemibagrus wyckioides isolate EC202008001 linkage group LG01, SWU_Hwy_1.0, whole genome shotgun sequence DNA includes these proteins:
- the LOC131351039 gene encoding ictacalcin-like, with protein MSHLTQLQQGMGILIATFHKYSGKEGDKLTLSKGELKDLLTDELGDIFGKSSDKAALDKIFKDLDANADGVVDFQEYVTLVACITMMCNEFFTKK; from the exons ATGTCCCATCTTACTCAGCTGCAGCAAGGAATGGGAATACTCATCGCTACCTTTCATAAGTACTCCGGCAAGGAGGGAGACAAATTAACTCTTTCCAAGGGAGAGCTAAAAGATCTGCTTACCGACGAGTTGGGTGACATCTTCGGG AAAAGCTCAGATAAAGCAGCACTGGACAAGATATTTAAGGACCTAGACGCTAATGCTGATGGCGTTGTGGACTTTCAAGAGTATGTCACCCTTGTGGCCTGCATTACCATGATGTGCAATGAGTTCTTCACAAAGAAGTAA